From Candidatus Binatus sp.:
CGAAGCGGCATGGACGGGCAGGGCAGCCCAGCCGTATGAACACGCGGCTCGGACGGCAAGGCGCCGGCATATCGCGAGAGCCTCGCGCCTTCATGCAACGGAGCGTCGTCAAGGTTTCCTATTCGCGCAACACGAGGTCGGCATCGTGGGCCGCGCACGGACGATATCTCGCGCGGGAAGGCGCGCAGCGTGACGACGCAAAGGGATTGGGCTTCGACGCGGCCCGCGACGACATTAGCCTCTCGCAGCTCCTGGCCGGCTGGCAGAAGTCGGGCGACCCTCGGCTGTTTCGGATCATCGTTTCGCCTGAGAACGGCGCCGAGATGGATCTCAAAGATCATGCGCGCGAGCTAGTCGCCCAGATGGAACGCGATCTAGGAACGCGCCTTGAGTGGGCGGCGATCGATCATCACAACACCGACAACCCGCACGTCCACATTCTGATTCGTGGTGTCACCGAATCGGGCAAGGCGCTTTCAATTGACCGTGGATACATCAAGTCGGGGATTCGGGATCGGAGCCAGGAGATCGCGAGCCGGAAGCTTGGCCTAAGGGTGGAGCGCGACATTCTGGAATCGAGAGGCCAGGCTGTCACGCGCGACCAATTCACGGAAATAGATCGTGCGCTGCTCGGACGGGCGGACGCGCGGAACATCGTCACGTTCAATGGCGTGCAGCACCGGAACGAAGCCGCTCGCGAACGTCAGGCGCAAAACGTCGCGAGGCTAGGCTTCCTTGAAAGCGTGGGACTTGCGCGGCGCGTGGATCAACTTTCCTGGCAGATATCGCCCGACCTCGAACAGACGCTCCGTCAGCACCAGCTCTCGATCGACATCATCAAGACCAGGGCGCAGCACCTCGATCAGATTCATGACAGGCGCGCGCCGCTTCGCGTCACGGAACTCAAACCGGGCGAACGGGTGACCGGCCGGGTGATCGGCACCGGCCTCGAGAACGAGACGACCGACCGGCGTTATCTCCTCATCGAAGGCAATGACGGCAAACTCCATTACATCCGCCAAACCCCGGCAATCGAAAAGGCGCGCGGCGAGCAGCGGCTTA
This genomic window contains:
- a CDS encoding DUF3363 domain-containing protein, whose translation is MSDLLRRDLEMQPRPPRWRGEQHRARRWWLAAAKRHGRAGQPSRMNTRLGRQGAGISREPRAFMQRSVVKVSYSRNTRSASWAAHGRYLAREGAQRDDAKGLGFDAARDDISLSQLLAGWQKSGDPRLFRIIVSPENGAEMDLKDHARELVAQMERDLGTRLEWAAIDHHNTDNPHVHILIRGVTESGKALSIDRGYIKSGIRDRSQEIASRKLGLRVERDILESRGQAVTRDQFTEIDRALLGRADARNIVTFNGVQHRNEAARERQAQNVARLGFLESVGLARRVDQLSWQISPDLEQTLRQHQLSIDIIKTRAQHLDQIHDRRAPLRVTELKPGERVTGRVIGTGLENETTDRRYLLIEGNDGKLHYIRQTPAIEKARGEQRLKVGAVVTLSGAEFEKNGRKVIYVQVAEREKGRTR